In a single window of the Cucumis melo cultivar AY chromosome 11, USDA_Cmelo_AY_1.0, whole genome shotgun sequence genome:
- the LOC103497760 gene encoding YTH domain-containing protein ECT4, with amino-acid sequence MYNEGANPEFIFDQGVYYPTAANYGYYCTGFESPGEWEDHSRIFGLDGPDVQYAGAQNENSSYVYYTPSYGYAQSQYNPYNPYIHGAMIGPDGPYLGAQQFYTIPSYDSSVTSPAYVPVIVQPDIVPNSSIDLIDPSINRSNGNGRMQKNESSGSFSRNHSKPALDQRNSLARLSEVPRANVGPSKQSGTLGSISAGGHAGSVSSRVFQGRGAYGSIQPVDDISNGKVVSQHSQLRGPHPINNAFSDFRSSAHGQAAIAKFQPKVQVGRVLDSANASSDALSEQNRGPRISRSKAQLALKAYTTKAGDGNADGNIIIYTDQYNKDDFPIEYTDAKFFVIKSYSEDDVHKSIKYNVWSSTPNGNKKLNIAYEDARRIVSAKSRSCPVFLFFSVNASGQFCGVAEMVGPVDFNRDMDFWQQDKWNGSFPVKWHIIKDVPNNNFRHVILENNENKPVTNSRDTQEIPLKKGLEMLKLFKSHTLKTSLLDDFIYYENRQKIMQEEKARLVIRRLERPYFVPALDHTRQLNCVVELPLREDKNLNKANDGPRVLERNAASRAEQQVYSNPGNAGAVVVKESPKPNAEEKVDVTSTLKMESLEISPKVVENPLGGATPAAASDTNSKNHTEVVTVGSMPIKVNGYNTETSGVLTVGTIPLDPKALQLDKEDAFPNNGSQHK; translated from the exons ATGTACAATGAAGGAGCCAACCCTGAATTTATTTTTGATCAGGGTGTTTATTATCCTACTGCCGCCAATTATGGTTATTACTGTACAG GATTTGAATCACCTGGCGAATGGGAGGACCATTCTCGGATTTTTGGTTTAGATGGTCCAGATGTCCAATACGCA GGTGCTCAAAATGAGAATTCATCTTATGTATATTATACGCCAAGCTATGGATATGCACAGTCTCAATACAATCCGTATAATCCTTACATACATGGTGCTATGATAGGACCAGATGGTCCATATCTAGGAGCCCAACAGTTTTACACCATTCCTTCTTATGACAGCTCCGTTACTTCTCCTGCATATGTCCCCGTTATTGTTCAGCCAGATATTGTCCCCAATAGTTCCATTGACTTGATTGACCCTTCAATTAATAGATCTAATGGAAATGGAAGAATGCAAAAAAATGAGAGTTCTGGAAGCTTTTCTAGGAACCACTCTAAACCTGCTTTAGACCAGAGAAATTCTTTGGCAAGGTTATCAGAAGTGCCAAGAGCTAATGTTGGTCCAAGTAAGCAAAGTGGAACACTTGGTAGCATTTCTGCTGGTGGTCATGCTGGATCAGTTTCATCACGTGTTTTTCAG GGTAGGGGTGCTTATGGGTCAATTCAACCAGTAGATGACATATCAAATGGAAAGGTTGTTTCTCAACATAGTCAATTGAGAGGACCTCATCCTATCAATAATGCCTTTTCTGACTTTCGATCAAGTGCTCATGGACAGGCTGCGATTGCTAAATTTCAGCCTAAGGTTCAAGTTGGTAGAGTTCTGGATAGTGCAAATGCTAGTTCAGATGCATTAAGTGAGCAGAATCGAGGACCTAGAATCAGCAGATCTAAAGCCCAACTGGCTCTGAAAGCCTACACAACCAAGGCTGGAGATGGTAATGCAGATGGAAACATTATTATCTACACAGATCAGTATAATAAGGATGATTTTCCTATTGAATACACGGATGCAAaattttttgtaataaaatcTTACAGTGAGGATGATGTCCACAAGAGCATTAAGTATAATGTTTGGTCATCTACTCCCAATGGGAATAAGAAACTTAATATTGCATATGAAGATGCTCGGAGAATAGTTTCAGCAAAATCAAGAAGCTGTCCTGTATTCCTTTTCTTCTCT GTCAATGCAAGTGGTCAGTTCTGTGGTGTAGCAGAGATGGTTGGCCCTGTGGACTTCAACAGGGATATGGATTTTTGGCAGCAGGATAAATGGAATGGAAGTTTCCCTGTTAAGTGGCACATAATCAAAGACGTTCCGAACAACAACTTTAGGCATGTCATTTtggaaaataatgaaaataaaccTGTTACTAATAGCAGAGATACCCAAGAG ATTCCGCTCAAAAAAGGTCTGGAGATGCTTAAGTTATTCAAGAGCCATACATTAAAGACTTCTTTACTTGACGACTTCATTTATTATGAAAACCGTCAGAAGATCATGCAGGAAGAGAAAGCGCGGTTGGTTATTAGAAGGCTCGAGCGTCCCTATTTTGTACCTGCATTAGATCATACTCGACAGCTAAATTGTGTTGTTGAGCTGCCTTTGAGAGAGGATAAGAATCTCAACAAGGCCAATGATGGTCCAAGGGTGTTGGAAAGGAATGCAGCCTCAAGAGCTGAACAGCAAGTCTACTCAAACCCTGGTAATGCTGGTGCTGTGGTAGTGAAGGAAAGTCCGAAACCCAATGCCGAAGAGAAAGTTGACGTTACATCGACATTGAAGATGGAATCACTTGAAATCAGCCCGAAAGTGGTTGAAAATCCTTTAGGGGGTGCTACACCCGCTGCTGCTAGTGATACAAATTCCAAAAACCATACTGAAGTTGTCACTGTAGGATCAATGCCAATCAAAGTTAACGGATATAATACTGAAACTTCGGGTGTTTTGACCGTGGGAACGATTCCGCTCGATCCTAAAGCCCTGCAGCTTGACAAAGAAGATGCGTTCCCCAATAACGGGTCTCAACACAAATGA